GATGCCACCGCGAGCGCGAGTACCGCGAAGGCAATCGGCGGGAGAGCGCGCGGGTCCGTCTGGATGCCGAAGAACACGAAGAAGACCGCAGCGAACAGGTCACGGAGGGGGGCCAACAGGGTCCGGGCGCGCCCGACGGCCTCGCCGGAGACCCCGATCCCAACCAGAAATGCCCCGACTGCTGCCGAGACACTGAGGCGCTCGGCCGCTCCGGCGACAAGCAGGGTGATGCCGAGCAGGGTGAGCAGGTTCACCTCATCGGAAGACGAGAACATTGCCCGGCTGATCCGATCGCCGTGACGAGCGCCGATCGCCAGGATCAGCGCGACGGCCACCAGGGCAGCCGTCGCCGCCAGGACGACGCCGCTGAACTCACCGCCGATGGCGATGGCACCGAGCACGGGCAGTAGCACGGCCATCGCCAGGTCTTCGAAGACAAGCAACGAGAGCACAGCCGGCGTTTCGCGGTTGGCAAGCCACCCGAGATCGGAGATCAACTTGGCGATGACGCCCGATGATGAGATGTAGGTGACCCCGCCGAGGAACAACGCACCAGTGGGCCCGAGGCCCAGCACCAACCCGCCGATGAGACCGGGGGCGGCATTGATCGCGAGGTCGGTGAACCCGACCGGGGCGGTCGACCTAACGCTCGACACCAGCTCGCGGCCGGTGAATTCGAGCCCGAGCATCAGGAGGAGCAGCACCACCCCGATCTCGGCGCCGATCTCGATGAAGTCCTCAGAGATGACGATCGGGGCAATCCCCCCATCGCCGATGGCGAGGCCGCCGATCAGGTAGAGCGGGATCGGGGAGAATCCGAACCGGGCGGCGAGTCGGCCCAGCAACCCGAGGCCGAGGACGATTCCCCCCAGCTCGAGTAAGAGGAGTGCCCCCTCGTGCACCTTCAGCCCGACCGAAGAATCTCGCGGACGCCGGAGATGCCCTCGGAGGTGCCGACCACGACGAGCACATCGTCGGCCTCCATCCGGAACTCGGGTCCGGGGGCCGGATGAGGGTCCTCACCGCGGAGCACCGCAACGACGGAGACACCGGTGCGAGTTCGGATGCGAGCATCGCCGATGGTTCGCCCCACGTACTTGGCGTGCGGGTCGATGGTCAGCCAGTCGATCGCCAACCCCTCGATCTGATGCTGCAGTTGGGAGAGGTTCTCCACCACACGAGACCCACCGAGGAGGTCGACGAGGTCATGGGCCTCGTCGTCGGAGAGATCCAGTGTCACGATCGGGGTGTCGGGATCGTGTTCTGGGCACACGAACACCTCGCGCCGCCCGGAGCGATGATGGATGACTCCGATCCGCCTGCCGTCCCCGGTGGTGAACTCGAACCGGGTTCCGACCCCGGGCAGGTTGGTTCTCTCGATTTCCGTCAAGGGGGACCTCCGGCGTCGCCTGGCTGCCCGATTATGGCGACTCGGCGATGTCCCCGTGGCCGCCGTTCAGGCCAATGAGCCTCGGACCTCGGCTCCACCTTCATCGAGATCCGCAATGACCCGGTCAACGAAGTCCTTGACGCTGCTCTCGGCGAAGCGATGGAGCAGCGTCCGGTCGAGCACCTGGCCGACGATTCCGAGGGGAGGCTTGTAGGTGCCCTGGAACGTCACCTGGGTGAGGTCGGGCCCCATCGCGGCGACGGACAACTCGGCCTCCATCGTCGGAAAGAGGGCTGGGGAGCCGGTAGCCCACCATGAGAGCGGCACGGTGGTCGAGTCCGACCGATGGATCGGTTCGCCCATCTCGAGGGTCACGGTCTTGGCGACCATGCCGGGGCCGCTGAGGGTGGCCATCAGGGCTTCGCCGTGGCGATACGCGACGCCAGCCGACCGGGAGAGACCACTCCTCAGCGCCATTAGGTCGTGTGACACATCGGTGAACGGTCGAGCGACGAGGCCGAAGTACTGGACGAACATGTGGCAAGTCCAGCGGTTGTCACCCCGCCTCGATAGGGCCATAGGTCAGCACGCCGGTCCCAACATGTTTCCCTGCGAAGCGGCCATGGGTACGTAACCGCACCCGACCGAAAAGGAGCGAGGCGTATGAACCGGCAACATTTGGATGAGCTTTTGTATCAGGCGATCGAGACCGAGCTGGGAGGCGAGAAGCTGTATCGAGCCGCCATCGCCAGTGCGGTGAATACTGATCTGGCCAAAGAGTGGAAGACGTATCTGGAAGAGACCCTGCAACACCAGGAGATTCTCCGCAGCATCTTCAAAGTGGCCGGACTCGACGTCGACACCGAGACGATCGGAAGACTGGCCGTGCGAGCCAAGGGTACGGCGCTGGTGGCCGCGGTCAAGGCCGCCCGATTGGCCGATCCCCGCATCGGTGAGCTGGTTGCCGCGGAGTCGGTGGTGGAAGCCGAGTCGAAGGACCACCAGAACTGGGAGCTTCTCGGCAGGATGGCCGAACATGTCGACGGCGCGCTCGGTGATGCGTTGCGCGAGGCCTACGACGAGGTCGGCGAACAGGAGGCCGAGCACCTCTTTCACACGATGGGTTGGGCGCGCGAGCTATGGCTCGACTATCTCGGCGTGCCGGCCGTGCTCCCGCCACCGGAAGAGCAGAAGAGCGTCAAGACCCAGATCGGCGCCGGCCGCGCCGAGAAGGCCCGCGAGGACTACCTCTGACACGGCCCCGACCTTGCATCACACCCTGGTCATTTGGGCGAGAAGACTGTCGACCGACACCGAAGCGAAGCTGGAGGATGTGTCGGATGCCCCGTAGGCGATGATGAGCCGGTCGCCGTGGATCAGCGACCCGCACGAATAGACCACGTTGGGCACGTATCCGTCGCGTTCCGCTTCTTCGGGCTCCAACAGGGGCTCATCGAGGCTTCCAATCACCCGGCTCGGATCGTCGAGGTCGAGCAGGATCGCCCCGAGGGTGTATCGACGCATCGGGCCCACGCCGTGGGTGATCGTCAGCCAACCAGCCTCGGTCTCCAGGGGCGATCCGGCATTGCCGATCTGCATCAAATCCCATGGATGAGTGGGCACCTGGATCTGTTTCGACTCATTCCACACCCGGATGTCGTCGGACCGCATCAGGTAGTTGCTCTCGCCGTCTGATCGGCCCAGGGCGGCATATTTCCCACCGATGCGACGGGGAAAGATCGCCATCCCCTTGTTGCGCGCCTCCTTGCCGCCGATCGTGGCGATCCGGAAGGTCCGAAAGTCGGTCGTCTCGATCAGTTGCGGGAGAATCCGCAATCCATCGAAGGCGGTGTAGGTCGCGAAATATCGCATCGATTGGTCGGCTTCGACGAACGGCACAAATCGAGCATCCTCCATACCCTGGCTCTCGGTCGGCCCGCTCGGAAACAGGACCCGCTCCGAGACGGTCGACTCCGCCGGGAAAGTGGTCTCGTAGTTCGAAGAAGCGAGCCAATGGAGCGAGTGGATGGCGGCGTCGGCCGCCTCTGGTTGGTGGGCTCCGCCGCGGAGATCGGCGCAAGCCCGGTCGAGGTCTTCGAGAGTGAACCAATCGTCGACCGAGTCGAGGATGCGCCCGACCAGACCCCCCAGCACCCCCATCTCGTCGAGCTTGGCCGCAAACGCTGCTCTTTGGAACGTGGGGGGCCGGCGGTCTCCAATGATCGGCGGCCCCGCAACATCCAGGTCGATAGCGCCGTCGGCGCCGACCGACCCGGTGCGGAACTCGATCGCCGATATGTGACCCTCCCCGACCGCCCGGAGGCTGACGATCACCTCGAGGGACCCATCCGCAACGCTCCCCTGGTCGGGAGCCGGAACGATTGATGGATTGGTGAGGGCAGCACCCTCGAGGGAGTACTCGTGGACAAAGTACGCCCCGATGAGCATCCGAAACTCCTCCGGCACCCGAGCGACCTCCGGGACCGACGCGACCGCCGCCGCAAAACCCTGCATGAACACCTGGTCGAGGTCGGCGTGGCGCTCGGTGAAGCGGATCCTCAGGCGGTCGAGGGTGTCCCGCACCTCGGATGGGGAGAGGGCCGTGATGCGATCGATCATCCGTTCGGCACGGCTCTTCCCGGTGAATGGTGCCTGGTCGGAGATCAGGTACGGCTTGGCGATCAGTCGATGAGGATCGGGCCTGAGGGTCAGGGGCGATCTGACGACCGTGATGGCGGTCTTCACCGAGCCGGCGCCCCCATCCCCCCCTGGGCCAATCGCGCCGCCACCTGAAGGATGGCTATTCCAGCGAGTGTCGACTCGGCCCCGCGATTCTGGTTGACCCCGTACTCCATCAGGCCGTCACTGGTTGCCCCGGTGCCCGCATCGTAGAGGGCGAGGCCCAGGTCGTTGCGTCCGAGCAGCCAGTGAGCCGCACCGAGGGCTGGGAACTTCCACATTGGATCGCGAGTGATGCGCCAGGCGCGGAAGGAAGCATCGGCCAACGCCGCCGCCTCGATCGGCTGTTGGTCAAAGCCCGGTCGTGGCTCGCCGGGTGCCCACCCGGAGTGCGGGGTGAAGCTGAGATGCTCACCGTTGGTCTCGACACTCACCAGCCATTCGAGCAGCCGAAGGCCGGCCGCGATCAGGTGACCGCGACCGAGCGTCGCCCCCGCCGCGAGGAGCGCCTCAGGCAGACGCCCATTGTCGTAGGTGAGGCGGTCCTCGGGCCAGGGGATCCTCCTGCCGGCGGCATCCGCGATGACGCCCACCGTGCGCTCCAGCATCGCGGCGGCGACCGGGTGACCGGGCTGCGCGGCGATCATCTCGACCGCACCGAGGGCGGCGTAAGCGTTGGACCGCAGGTGCGGCGACTCGAAGAGATGACTGGATGCAAACGCGTCGGCCGCCGCCCGGCGGAGGGCGGGAGTGGGGCCCGAGCGGGCCGCCCTCCCCAGCGCCCACCAGGCTCTGCCTTGACTGTCGTCGCTACCGACGGTGTCGATCCAGACCCCATCGGCGTGCCGGCGATTGTGGAATCGGCCGAAGTCGATTCGGGAGTCGAGCACGAATCCGAGGTAG
This genomic window from Acidimicrobiia bacterium contains:
- a CDS encoding cation:proton antiporter — protein: MHEGALLLLELGGIVLGLGLLGRLAARFGFSPIPLYLIGGLAIGDGGIAPIVISEDFIEIGAEIGVVLLLLMLGLEFTGRELVSSVRSTAPVGFTDLAINAAPGLIGGLVLGLGPTGALFLGGVTYISSSGVIAKLISDLGWLANRETPAVLSLLVFEDLAMAVLLPVLGAIAIGGEFSGVVLAATAALVAVALILAIGARHGDRISRAMFSSSDEVNLLTLLGITLLVAGAAERLSVSAAVGAFLVGIGVSGEAVGRARTLLAPLRDLFAAVFFVFFGIQTDPRALPPIAFAVLALAVASSVTKLLVGWWAAARVGAGRSARLRAGVLLVARGEFSIVIAGLGLAAGVDERLGLLAVGYVLVTAVVGPVAAKIVDSRSVSRPGPRSVGEH
- a CDS encoding cation:proton antiporter regulatory subunit yields the protein MTEIERTNLPGVGTRFEFTTGDGRRIGVIHHRSGRREVFVCPEHDPDTPIVTLDLSDDEAHDLVDLLGGSRVVENLSQLQHQIEGLAIDWLTIDPHAKYVGRTIGDARIRTRTGVSVVAVLRGEDPHPAPGPEFRMEADDVLVVVGTSEGISGVREILRSG
- a CDS encoding glycoside hydrolase family 130 protein yields the protein MKTAITVVRSPLTLRPDPHRLIAKPYLISDQAPFTGKSRAERMIDRITALSPSEVRDTLDRLRIRFTERHADLDQVFMQGFAAAVASVPEVARVPEEFRMLIGAYFVHEYSLEGAALTNPSIVPAPDQGSVADGSLEVIVSLRAVGEGHISAIEFRTGSVGADGAIDLDVAGPPIIGDRRPPTFQRAAFAAKLDEMGVLGGLVGRILDSVDDWFTLEDLDRACADLRGGAHQPEAADAAIHSLHWLASSNYETTFPAESTVSERVLFPSGPTESQGMEDARFVPFVEADQSMRYFATYTAFDGLRILPQLIETTDFRTFRIATIGGKEARNKGMAIFPRRIGGKYAALGRSDGESNYLMRSDDIRVWNESKQIQVPTHPWDLMQIGNAGSPLETEAGWLTITHGVGPMRRYTLGAILLDLDDPSRVIGSLDEPLLEPEEAERDGYVPNVVYSCGSLIHGDRLIIAYGASDTSSSFASVSVDSLLAQMTRV
- a CDS encoding glycosyltransferase, coding for MPDDPGRIAAWVPSRDSSGQAAMPAPSFAHLGRLTTDLGLWEHALGSSPRTEHGFCTDDNARALLVVLREASGSTELIDLASTYLGFVLDSRIDFGRFHNRRHADGVWIDTVGSDDSQGRAWWALGRAARSGPTPALRRAAADAFASSHLFESPHLRSNAYAALGAVEMIAAQPGHPVAAAMLERTVGVIADAAGRRIPWPEDRLTYDNGRLPEALLAAGATLGRGHLIAAGLRLLEWLVSVETNGEHLSFTPHSGWAPGEPRPGFDQQPIEAAALADASFRAWRITRDPMWKFPALGAAHWLLGRNDLGLALYDAGTGATSDGLMEYGVNQNRGAESTLAGIAILQVAARLAQGGMGAPAR